Proteins encoded in a region of the Pelmatolapia mariae isolate MD_Pm_ZW linkage group LG16_19, Pm_UMD_F_2, whole genome shotgun sequence genome:
- the LOC134644771 gene encoding dehydrogenase/reductase SDR family member 13-like has product MFHLLLVAVVLLGGYILLTQTLFKRSKCKGNAAMSGKTVIITGGNTGIGKATALHLARKGARVILACRNKNKAAAAIAEIETETGSTDVIYMHLDLASLKSVRSFAETFLKTESRLDLLINNAGLVADGRTEDGYGIEFGVNHLGHFLLTNLLLERMKKTGGGRVITLSSMAHRWGHIDFNALVANKDLGTGRYSWQFFHAYCNSKLCNVLFTHELAKRLKGTDVTCYSVHPGVVRTELSRNVSLWQKIFIQPVAWLLFLDPETGAQATLHCALQEGLEPLSGKYFSCCEAQEVSAHARDDKVALKLWEVSEKLCGLA; this is encoded by the exons ATGTTTCACCTCTTGCTTGTGGCCGTTGTACTTCTGGGAGGATACATCCTCCTCACACAGACTCTCTTCAAAAGATCCAAATGCAAAGGAAACGCCGCGATGTCAGGGAAGACCGTCATTATCACAG GAGGAAATACAGGCATTGGTAAAGCCACGGCTTTGCATCTGGCCAGGAAAGGAGCCAGAGTGATCCTGGCCTGCCGAAACAAGAACAAAGCTGCAGCTGCCATTGCAGAAATAGAAACG GAAACGGGAAGTACAGACGTGATCTACATGCACTTGGACCTAGCCAGTCTGAAGTCTGTCCGCAGCTTCGCTGAAACATTCCTGAAAACTGAGTCCAGGCTGGATTTGCTCATCAACAATGCTG GATTGGTGGCAGACGGGCGGACTGAGGATGGATATGGCATCGAGTTTGGGGTGAACCACTTGGGTCACTTCCTGTTGACCAATCTGCTGTTGGAGAGGATGAAGAAGACTGGGGGAGGACGAGTGATCACCCTGTCCTCCATGGCTCATCGCTGGGGACACATTGACTTTAAC GCTCTGGTTGCAAACAAAGACCTGGGAACTGGCAGATATAGCTGGCAATTTTTCCATGCATACTGCAACAGCAAACTGTGCAATGTGCTTTTCACCCATGAGCTTGCCAAGAGGCTGAAAGGAACTGATGTCACATGCTACAGTGTTCACCCAG GTGTTGTCCGGACTGAACTGTCTAGAAATGTCAGCCTGTGGCAGAAGATTTTCATCCAGCCTGTGGCCTGGTTGCTATTCCTGGACCCAGAGACAGGAGCTCAGGCCACACTGCACTGTGCCTTGCAGGAAGGACTCGAACCTCTGAGCGGGAAGTACTTCTCCTGCTGTGAGGCACAGGAAGTGTCCGCTCATGCCCGAGATGACAAGGTGGCCCTGAAACTGTGGGAGGTCAGCGAGAAACTCTGTGGACTGGCATAG